One Microbacterium sp. zg-B96 genomic region harbors:
- a CDS encoding DEAD/DEAH box helicase: protein MSAPSPADRYTAASEARRHPLTADFAEQQRFTLDSFQIAGCHALEDGRSVLVAAPTGAGKTIVGEFAVHLAMREPGVKAFYTTPMKALSNQKFRELQEVYGVDEVGLLTGDTNINGNARVVVMTTEVLRNMLYAVSPALRGLRYVVMDEVHYLADRFRGAVWEEVIIHLPPSVRLVSLSATVSNAEEFGDWLDTVRGDTEVIVSEIRPVPLEQHMLVRGDLLPLFDDRAGIATAQVNQELMRIRSVKGATFENNRRAQGMNSARHGGYESTHRRPQRGGRRPVRPSNVERVERLDRPQVVQLLQRANLLPAIFFIFSRAGCDGAVQQVRRSGLQLTDADERAEIRRIVEERTAALNDEDLGVLGFWEWRENLERGIAAHHAGLLPAFKEVVEELFRRKLVKAVFATETLALGINMPARTVVLEKLEKFNGEARVAITSGEYTQLTGRAGRRGIDVEGHAVIQWTESVDPQAVAALASRRTYPLNSSFRPTYNMAVNLIDRFGRARAREILESSFAQFQADRSVVGLARQVREAEESLAGYRKAQTCDRGDFVEYAGLRRELTDLEKLNRADRTAPAKLRRQRQQEMESLRRRMQHHPCHSCPDREHHARWGERYFKLKRRTDKLRREIETRTGTVARVFDRVVDVLTALDYVAVDDDGRTTLTAAGRTMRRIYGERDLLVAEALRRGIWKNLDAASLAALACCLVYEPRRDSEGPGEYGLPRGAFRTALTETQLLWAQLDDLERDHHLPGSEPVATGLAQAMHTWARGGMLDRVLTEADLAAGDFVRWAKQTIDLLDQLSLVADGPVAATARKALDAVRRGIVAYSGV, encoded by the coding sequence GTGAGTGCACCCAGCCCGGCGGACCGGTACACCGCGGCCTCCGAAGCGCGCCGGCATCCGTTGACCGCCGACTTCGCCGAGCAGCAGCGGTTCACGCTCGACTCGTTCCAGATCGCCGGATGCCACGCCCTCGAGGATGGTCGCAGCGTACTGGTGGCCGCACCCACCGGTGCGGGCAAGACGATCGTCGGCGAGTTCGCCGTTCACCTGGCGATGCGCGAACCCGGGGTGAAGGCGTTCTACACGACGCCGATGAAGGCGCTGTCGAACCAGAAGTTCCGTGAGCTGCAGGAGGTCTACGGCGTCGACGAAGTGGGCCTGCTCACCGGCGACACCAACATCAACGGCAATGCACGGGTCGTGGTGATGACCACCGAGGTGCTGCGCAACATGCTGTACGCCGTCTCGCCGGCGCTGCGGGGGCTGCGCTATGTCGTCATGGACGAAGTGCACTACCTGGCCGATCGGTTCCGCGGCGCGGTGTGGGAAGAGGTCATCATCCACCTGCCGCCGAGCGTGCGGCTGGTGTCGCTGTCGGCGACGGTGTCCAACGCCGAGGAGTTCGGCGATTGGCTCGACACCGTGCGCGGCGACACCGAGGTGATCGTCTCCGAGATCCGGCCGGTGCCGCTGGAGCAGCACATGCTGGTGCGCGGCGACCTGCTGCCGCTGTTCGACGACCGCGCCGGCATCGCCACCGCCCAGGTCAACCAGGAGCTCATGCGCATCCGGTCGGTCAAGGGAGCGACGTTCGAGAACAATCGTCGCGCCCAGGGCATGAACAGCGCCCGCCACGGCGGCTACGAGTCGACTCACCGCCGCCCGCAGCGCGGCGGCAGACGCCCGGTGCGCCCCAGCAACGTCGAGCGGGTGGAGCGGCTTGACCGACCCCAGGTGGTGCAGCTGCTGCAGCGGGCCAACCTGCTGCCGGCGATCTTCTTCATCTTCAGCCGCGCGGGCTGTGACGGCGCCGTGCAGCAGGTGCGCCGTTCGGGGCTGCAGCTGACCGACGCCGACGAACGGGCCGAGATCCGCCGCATCGTCGAGGAGCGCACCGCCGCGCTGAACGACGAAGACCTCGGCGTGCTGGGGTTCTGGGAGTGGCGCGAGAACCTGGAACGGGGCATCGCCGCCCACCATGCCGGGCTCCTGCCGGCGTTCAAGGAGGTCGTCGAGGAGCTGTTCCGGCGCAAGCTGGTCAAGGCCGTCTTCGCCACCGAGACGCTGGCGCTGGGCATCAACATGCCCGCCCGCACCGTCGTGCTGGAAAAGCTCGAGAAGTTCAACGGCGAGGCCCGCGTAGCCATCACGTCGGGGGAGTACACGCAGCTCACCGGCCGGGCCGGACGGCGCGGCATCGACGTCGAGGGTCACGCGGTGATCCAGTGGACCGAGAGCGTGGACCCGCAGGCGGTCGCCGCGCTCGCCTCCCGGCGCACCTATCCGCTCAACTCCAGCTTCCGCCCCACGTACAACATGGCCGTGAACCTCATCGACCGGTTCGGTCGCGCCCGGGCACGCGAGATCCTGGAATCCTCGTTCGCGCAGTTCCAGGCAGACCGGTCTGTCGTAGGCCTGGCCCGCCAGGTGCGCGAGGCCGAGGAATCCCTCGCCGGCTACCGCAAGGCGCAGACCTGCGACCGCGGCGACTTCGTGGAGTACGCGGGGCTGCGCCGTGAGCTCACCGACCTCGAGAAGCTCAACCGCGCAGACCGCACCGCGCCGGCCAAGCTGCGTCGCCAGCGTCAGCAGGAGATGGAGTCGCTGCGCCGCCGCATGCAGCATCACCCCTGCCACAGCTGCCCCGACCGTGAGCACCACGCCCGGTGGGGGGAGCGCTACTTCAAGCTCAAGCGGCGTACCGACAAGCTGCGCCGGGAGATCGAGACGCGCACCGGCACCGTCGCGCGGGTGTTCGACCGGGTTGTGGACGTGCTCACCGCGCTGGACTACGTCGCGGTCGACGACGACGGGCGCACGACGCTCACCGCCGCCGGGCGCACGATGCGCCGTATCTACGGCGAACGCGATCTGCTGGTGGCCGAAGCGCTGCGCCGCGGCATCTGGAAGAACCTGGATGCCGCATCGCTCGCAGCCCTGGCTTGCTGCCTCGTCTACGAACCGCGCCGCGACTCGGAGGGGCCGGGGGAGTACGGCCTGCCCAGAGGGGCGTTCCGCACCGCGCTCACCGAGACGCAGCTGCTGTGGGCACAGCTGGACGACCTGGAGCGTGACCACCACCTCCCCGGCAGTGAACCGGTGGCCACCGGGCTGGCGCAGGCGATGCACACCTGGGCGCGCGGCGGGATGCTCGACCGCGTACTGACAGAGGCGGACCTCGCCGCCGGCGACTTCGTGCGCTGGGCCAAGCAGACCATCGACCTGCTCGACCAGCTGTCGCTCGTCGCGGACGGCCCCGTCGCCGCCACCGCCCGCAAAGCCCTCGACGCCGTGCGACGCGGCATCGTCGCGTACAGCGGCGTATGA
- the lnt gene encoding apolipoprotein N-acyltransferase: MNRTAACAPLPRPLVPLWVALLAALVGGPVLDLAYPDVGWWPLAFVGIAFALVSLIGRSGGGALLVGAVFGASFFFTHIVWITRYLGAIPWFALAGLQTLLWAVGSLLIALAYRWMPQVLGGTWGRLLALPALVAGLWTARELFMGSWPYTGFPWARLGMSQSESPLAHLASWTGVAGLTFVMVFATAAAIEWARLGRWRTWQTALPTVVALAVLLLTPAFPTTPAGSLRVGAVQGNGPAAYFDEREAYDVFQSQLDATEPLLDEDLDVLLWPEGGIDADPLQNESVARTLDRLAETIDAPLIVNAATTRDEAGYNTSMLWEPGADNPVALHDKRVPVPMGEYVPDRWFFEAIVPDLVGLIQREYTPGTNPPVFDVDGIDVGLAICFDVIYDDVIWEGARDGAEVYMLQTNNADFRDTDENLQQLAFARMRAIETGRSVVNLSTVGTSQVIAPDGAVIDALPAGEAGAMLTDVPLRTGLTPAVIVGATVKLILGWGSILALALVAGAHLARRRRAERATTTTPAPEGTGVVESD, from the coding sequence ATGAACCGCACCGCCGCGTGCGCCCCGCTGCCGCGCCCGCTGGTGCCCCTGTGGGTGGCACTGCTGGCGGCGCTCGTCGGCGGCCCGGTACTGGATCTCGCCTATCCGGATGTGGGCTGGTGGCCGCTGGCATTCGTCGGCATCGCGTTCGCGTTGGTCTCGCTCATCGGCCGCTCCGGCGGGGGAGCGCTTCTGGTGGGCGCGGTGTTCGGCGCCTCCTTCTTCTTCACGCACATCGTGTGGATCACCCGTTACCTCGGCGCGATTCCGTGGTTCGCCCTCGCCGGGCTGCAGACGCTGCTCTGGGCGGTCGGGTCCCTGCTCATCGCGTTGGCCTACCGGTGGATGCCGCAGGTGCTGGGCGGCACCTGGGGGCGGCTGCTCGCGCTTCCGGCCCTCGTGGCGGGGCTGTGGACCGCTCGAGAGCTGTTCATGGGTTCCTGGCCCTATACCGGCTTCCCCTGGGCGCGCTTGGGGATGAGTCAGTCCGAGAGCCCGCTGGCGCATCTGGCGTCGTGGACGGGCGTGGCCGGGCTCACCTTCGTGATGGTGTTCGCCACCGCCGCCGCGATCGAATGGGCGCGGCTGGGGCGCTGGCGCACCTGGCAGACGGCCCTTCCCACCGTGGTCGCCCTCGCGGTGCTGCTGCTGACCCCCGCGTTCCCCACGACACCCGCCGGGTCGCTGCGGGTGGGCGCGGTGCAGGGCAACGGCCCGGCGGCGTATTTCGACGAGCGGGAGGCGTACGACGTCTTCCAGTCGCAGCTGGATGCCACCGAACCGCTGCTGGACGAGGACCTCGACGTGCTGCTGTGGCCCGAGGGCGGCATCGACGCCGACCCGCTGCAGAACGAATCGGTCGCCAGGACGCTGGACCGCCTCGCCGAGACGATCGACGCGCCGCTCATCGTCAACGCGGCCACCACCCGCGACGAGGCGGGCTACAACACCTCGATGCTGTGGGAGCCGGGCGCCGACAACCCGGTGGCGCTGCACGACAAGCGCGTCCCGGTGCCGATGGGCGAGTACGTGCCCGACCGCTGGTTCTTCGAGGCGATCGTGCCGGACCTGGTGGGGCTCATCCAGCGCGAGTACACCCCGGGCACCAACCCGCCGGTGTTCGACGTCGACGGGATCGATGTGGGCCTGGCGATCTGCTTCGACGTCATCTACGACGACGTCATCTGGGAGGGCGCCCGTGACGGCGCCGAGGTCTACATGCTGCAGACCAACAACGCCGACTTCCGCGACACCGACGAGAACCTGCAGCAGCTCGCCTTCGCGCGGATGCGCGCGATCGAGACGGGTCGCTCGGTGGTGAACCTGTCGACGGTCGGCACCAGTCAGGTGATCGCGCCCGACGGCGCGGTGATCGACGCACTGCCCGCAGGCGAGGCCGGCGCCATGCTCACCGACGTTCCGCTGCGCACCGGGCTGACGCCCGCGGTCATCGTGGGCGCGACGGTGAAACTGATTCTCGGCTGGGGCAGCATCCTGGCGCTGGCCCTCGTCGCCGGAGCGCACCTGGCGCGGCGGCGTCGAGCCGAGCGTGCAACAACGACGACGCCGGCCCCCGAAGGGACCGGCGTCGTCGAATCCGATTGA
- a CDS encoding RNA polymerase-binding protein RbpA, which produces MADRSLRGIRLGASSLQSEDGVVFHERTTHTYVCTECGKETSLPFAVDAEAPQTWECRTCGAEAVLRVGDKTVEVDHSGDKIPRTHWDMLLERRTLPELEELLEERLSFIRERRGTSQDVTAKKSA; this is translated from the coding sequence ATGGCAGACCGCAGCTTGCGCGGCATCCGACTCGGCGCGTCCAGCCTACAGAGCGAGGACGGCGTCGTATTTCATGAGCGCACTACCCACACGTACGTGTGCACCGAGTGTGGCAAGGAGACCAGCCTGCCGTTCGCGGTCGATGCTGAAGCGCCCCAGACCTGGGAGTGCCGCACCTGCGGGGCCGAGGCGGTATTGCGCGTCGGCGACAAGACCGTCGAGGTCGATCACAGCGGCGACAAGATCCCGCGCACGCACTGGGACATGCTGCTGGAGCGGCGTACGCTTCCCGAGCTCGAAGAGCTGCTCGAGGAGCGTCTGTCATTCATCCGTGAGCGACGCGGCACCAGCCAGGACGTGACGGCGAAGAAGAGCGCCTGA
- a CDS encoding glycerophosphodiester phosphodiesterase family protein, producing MIHPWFERPSPRVLAHRGLIPADADGIAENSFAAVAAAHAAGAAYIESDCHLTADGEVVLFHDADLSRVIGDPRPVSRVPLAELERLMAGIGGLISLRQALEAFPDVRFNLDIKSEAAAVPVGRIVAPHAERVLLASFSDVRRRTALEAADRFGRGMRPATSAGTATIGRVVSAMAMRSRPLVRRALAGVDALQVPERQGAVRIVSPRLIDAAHACGVEVHVWTVNDPLHMARLLDLGVDGLVTDRADVALREVAKRR from the coding sequence GTGATACACCCGTGGTTCGAGCGGCCGTCGCCGCGTGTGCTGGCCCATCGCGGTCTCATCCCTGCCGACGCCGACGGTATCGCCGAGAACAGCTTCGCCGCCGTTGCCGCTGCCCACGCCGCGGGCGCCGCGTACATCGAGTCGGACTGCCACCTCACCGCCGACGGCGAGGTGGTGCTGTTCCACGACGCCGATCTGTCCCGGGTGATCGGCGACCCGCGCCCGGTGTCGCGGGTGCCGCTGGCCGAGCTGGAACGACTGATGGCCGGCATCGGAGGTCTCATCTCGCTGCGGCAGGCGCTGGAGGCGTTCCCCGACGTGCGGTTCAACCTCGACATCAAGTCAGAGGCCGCCGCCGTACCGGTGGGCCGGATCGTCGCGCCGCACGCCGAGCGGGTGCTGCTGGCGAGCTTCTCCGACGTGCGTCGCCGGACGGCGCTGGAGGCCGCCGACAGGTTCGGTCGCGGCATGCGGCCCGCCACGTCTGCGGGAACAGCGACAATCGGGCGGGTGGTGTCGGCGATGGCGATGCGGTCGCGGCCGCTGGTGCGCCGCGCGCTGGCGGGCGTGGACGCGCTGCAGGTGCCGGAACGGCAGGGGGCGGTGCGGATCGTCTCGCCCCGCCTGATCGACGCGGCGCATGCGTGCGGCGTCGAGGTGCATGTGTGGACGGTGAACGACCCGCTGCACATGGCACGGCTGCTCGATCTCGGGGTCGATGGTCTGGTCACCGACCGGGCCGATGTGGCGCTGCGAGAGGTCGCCAAACGTCGCTGA
- a CDS encoding SPFH domain-containing protein has protein sequence MVDVGAFVGQIFVIVLLVVLAIFVIVVIFRSIRIIPQAYAGVVERLGRYLRTLNPGLNLLVPFIDRVRPLVDMREQVVSFPPQPVITEDNLVVSIDTVVYFQVTDARAATYEIANYLGAVEQLTTTTLRNVVGGLNLEEALTSRDEINGQLRIVLDEATGKWGIRVSRVELKAIDPPHSIQDSMEKQMRAERDRRAVILTAEGSKQSQILEAEGRRQAEILRAEGDKQAAVLRAQGEAEAIETVFRAIHKGNPDDKLLAYQYLQTLPKISESASSKLWIIPSEFTEALKGVSSAFGPKATDATPGRPGPTAP, from the coding sequence ATGGTTGACGTCGGCGCGTTCGTCGGACAGATCTTCGTGATCGTTCTGCTGGTGGTGCTCGCGATCTTCGTGATCGTGGTGATCTTCCGCTCCATCCGCATCATCCCGCAGGCCTACGCCGGTGTCGTCGAACGCCTCGGCCGGTATCTGCGCACCCTCAACCCCGGGCTGAACCTGCTCGTGCCGTTCATCGACCGGGTGCGGCCTCTGGTGGACATGCGCGAACAGGTGGTGTCGTTTCCGCCGCAGCCGGTGATCACCGAGGACAACCTCGTGGTCTCGATCGACACCGTGGTGTACTTCCAGGTCACCGACGCCCGCGCGGCCACCTATGAGATCGCCAACTACCTCGGTGCCGTCGAGCAGCTGACCACGACGACGCTGCGCAACGTCGTCGGCGGACTCAACCTCGAGGAGGCGCTGACCAGCCGCGATGAGATCAACGGCCAGCTGCGCATCGTGCTGGATGAGGCCACCGGCAAGTGGGGCATCCGGGTGTCGCGCGTCGAGCTGAAGGCGATCGACCCGCCGCACTCGATCCAGGACTCCATGGAGAAGCAGATGCGCGCCGAGCGAGACCGTCGCGCGGTCATCCTCACTGCGGAGGGCTCCAAGCAGTCGCAGATCCTCGAGGCCGAGGGCCGGCGACAGGCGGAGATCCTCAGGGCCGAGGGCGACAAGCAGGCCGCGGTACTGCGGGCGCAGGGCGAGGCCGAGGCGATCGAGACCGTGTTCCGTGCGATCCACAAGGGCAACCCGGACGACAAGCTCCTCGCCTACCAGTACCTGCAGACCCTGCCGAAGATCAGCGAGAGCGCATCGAGCAAACTGTGGATCATCCCGAGCGAGTTCACCGAGGCCCTCAAGGGCGTCAGCAGCGCGTTCGGGCCGAAGGCGACGGATGCCACGCCCGGCCGACCCGGACCCACCGCCCCGTGA
- a CDS encoding NfeD family protein: protein MLPDLTQYMWIAWLSLALVFVIIELLTFEFTFLMLAAGSLLGGLGVNLLGGPWWLQVAAAAALSALLLFTIRPLLLRTLHGGKERERTNVDALYGMGARVVAPFVDDLGSVKLDNGETWTARLSADAAPVVVGDRVHVVTVLGSAVEVAPSPTRERTSDDG from the coding sequence ATGCTGCCGGATCTCACACAGTACATGTGGATCGCCTGGCTGTCTCTCGCCCTCGTGTTCGTGATCATCGAACTGCTCACCTTCGAGTTCACATTCCTCATGCTCGCCGCGGGCTCCCTGCTGGGCGGACTCGGCGTGAACCTGCTCGGCGGCCCCTGGTGGCTGCAGGTCGCTGCCGCCGCAGCCCTGTCGGCGCTGTTGCTGTTCACGATCCGGCCGCTGCTGCTGCGGACGCTGCACGGCGGCAAGGAACGCGAACGAACCAACGTCGATGCCCTGTACGGCATGGGCGCGCGCGTCGTCGCACCGTTCGTGGACGATCTCGGCTCGGTCAAGCTCGACAACGGCGAGACATGGACCGCCCGCCTCAGCGCAGACGCCGCACCGGTCGTCGTCGGCGACCGCGTACACGTGGTGACCGTGCTCGGCTCCGCCGTCGAGGTGGCCCCCTCCCCCACTCGAGAAAGGACGTCGGACGATGGTTGA
- a CDS encoding SDR family oxidoreductase, whose translation MSQILPAGSLSGKTALVTGSSRGIGADTVRYLAEAGANVVINFRNKAPRAEKLAAQLRELGVQVLVVGADLTDRDAVQAMFAEVQRAFGGLDILVLNASGGMESGMAEDYALQLNRDAQVGVLEAALPLLRPGSRVVFVTSHQAHFIRTTPTMAEYEVVALSKRAGEDALRERIGDLDERGIEFVVVSGDMIEGTITATLLERANPGAIASRRESAGKLYNVSEFAAEVARAAVDDVPADNTRLVGDTSSFAGE comes from the coding sequence ATGTCACAGATCCTCCCCGCCGGCTCGCTCAGCGGAAAGACGGCTCTCGTCACCGGCTCATCCCGTGGCATCGGCGCCGACACGGTCCGCTACCTCGCCGAGGCGGGGGCGAACGTCGTGATCAACTTTCGCAACAAGGCGCCGCGCGCCGAGAAGCTCGCCGCACAGCTGCGCGAGCTGGGTGTGCAGGTCCTGGTCGTCGGTGCCGATCTGACCGACCGCGACGCCGTGCAGGCGATGTTCGCAGAGGTCCAGCGCGCCTTCGGCGGGCTGGACATCCTGGTGCTCAACGCCTCCGGCGGCATGGAGTCGGGCATGGCCGAGGACTACGCGCTGCAGCTGAACCGTGACGCCCAGGTGGGCGTGCTCGAGGCGGCGCTGCCGCTGCTGCGGCCCGGCTCGCGCGTCGTGTTCGTCACGAGCCACCAGGCGCACTTCATCCGGACGACCCCCACGATGGCCGAGTACGAGGTCGTCGCCCTGTCCAAGCGCGCCGGCGAGGACGCCCTGCGCGAGCGCATCGGTGACCTCGACGAGCGCGGCATCGAATTCGTCGTCGTCTCCGGCGACATGATCGAGGGCACCATCACGGCCACGCTGCTGGAGCGGGCGAATCCCGGTGCGATCGCGTCACGCCGCGAGTCGGCCGGCAAGCTCTACAACGTGTCCGAGTTCGCCGCGGAGGTCGCCCGTGCCGCCGTCGACGACGTGCCCGCCGACAACACCCGCCTCGTGGGCGACACCAGCTCGTTCGCGGGGGAGTGA
- a CDS encoding S9 family peptidase, producing MRAQDISALVSVGRPVLAPDGAFAVFAVSRPDLDANRDVGQLWRIDLPHGTPRRLTRGIADSSPRLRPDGEVVAFLRADGKGRPQIFVVRAGGGEPVQATDAPLGVGGFAWSPDGATIAFSARVPERGRYGSVEGLDATAEAPRHITGIRWHANGLGYIGDRPSQLFVVDAPDADAEPFYAPAAAVRPEGEDAPKPRVVAVDAEQLTHGTASYGAPVFTADGGELLAVVDEIEDAARDLRSRVVAVTVDGAGSRTVLERDAGLSVNEVAVAADGTAFLLAHEVGADGRDFVAPGVGLWLLAGDGLRLLTDVESVDLGEVGSHIGFDGDDVLVQHRTRGRVRLLRVTRAGEASEVLGGDVEVIGHAAAAGRIVAAVATPASFGELLLVGEGEPRTLTDFGARLREAGIVEPVERTVTGRDGHPVHGWVVTPAGDGPFPVILQIHGGPYATYGIHAFDEMQVLVDAGYAVVYCNPRGSAGYGRAHGRSIRHAMGTVDFTDVIDFFDGAIAADVRLDGDRVGVMGGSYGGYLTAWVIAHDHRFAGAIVERGFLDPVAFAGTSDIGSFFGDEYVGTDPQAIAAQSPFAVVSQVRTPTFVLHSELDFRCPLEQATRYYTALKRQGTPAEMLVFPGENHELTRAGQPRHRIERFAAVLDWWDRYLPAR from the coding sequence GTGCGCGCGCAGGACATCAGCGCCCTCGTCTCGGTCGGCCGCCCCGTCCTCGCGCCGGACGGCGCGTTCGCGGTGTTCGCCGTATCCCGGCCCGACCTCGACGCCAATCGCGATGTCGGCCAGCTGTGGCGCATCGACCTACCGCACGGCACGCCGCGCCGGCTGACGCGTGGCATCGCCGACTCCTCGCCGCGACTGCGGCCGGACGGTGAGGTCGTCGCCTTCCTGCGCGCTGACGGCAAGGGACGCCCGCAGATCTTCGTGGTGCGCGCCGGGGGAGGGGAGCCGGTGCAGGCCACCGACGCTCCGCTCGGCGTCGGTGGATTCGCGTGGTCGCCCGACGGCGCCACGATCGCCTTCAGCGCCCGCGTCCCCGAACGCGGTCGCTACGGATCGGTCGAGGGGTTGGATGCCACGGCGGAGGCGCCGCGACACATCACCGGCATCCGCTGGCATGCCAATGGCCTGGGCTACATCGGCGACCGGCCGTCGCAGCTGTTCGTCGTCGATGCGCCGGATGCGGACGCGGAGCCGTTCTACGCTCCCGCCGCCGCGGTGCGGCCCGAGGGCGAGGACGCGCCGAAGCCGCGGGTCGTGGCCGTGGACGCCGAACAGTTGACCCACGGCACCGCGTCCTACGGCGCCCCGGTGTTCACCGCCGATGGCGGCGAGTTGCTGGCCGTCGTGGACGAGATCGAGGATGCCGCGCGGGATCTGCGCAGCCGGGTCGTGGCGGTCACCGTCGACGGTGCAGGGTCGCGCACCGTGCTGGAGCGCGACGCGGGCCTGTCCGTCAACGAGGTGGCGGTCGCCGCCGACGGCACCGCGTTCCTGCTCGCCCACGAGGTCGGGGCCGACGGCCGTGATTTCGTCGCCCCCGGCGTGGGGCTGTGGCTGCTCGCCGGCGACGGGCTGCGACTGCTCACCGATGTGGAGAGCGTGGACCTCGGCGAGGTCGGCAGCCACATCGGCTTCGACGGCGACGACGTGCTCGTGCAGCACCGCACTCGCGGCCGGGTGCGCCTGTTGCGGGTGACGCGCGCCGGCGAGGCATCCGAAGTCCTCGGCGGGGACGTCGAGGTGATCGGGCACGCCGCGGCGGCCGGTCGCATCGTCGCCGCCGTCGCCACCCCCGCCTCGTTCGGCGAGTTGCTGCTCGTCGGCGAAGGCGAGCCGCGCACGCTCACCGACTTCGGTGCCCGCCTGCGCGAGGCGGGCATCGTGGAGCCGGTGGAGCGCACCGTCACCGGCCGCGACGGGCACCCCGTGCACGGCTGGGTCGTCACGCCCGCCGGCGACGGGCCGTTCCCGGTCATCCTGCAGATCCACGGTGGCCCGTATGCCACGTACGGCATCCACGCGTTCGACGAGATGCAGGTGCTGGTCGACGCGGGCTACGCGGTGGTCTACTGCAACCCGCGCGGGTCGGCAGGCTACGGCCGGGCGCACGGACGCAGCATTCGCCATGCCATGGGCACGGTGGATTTCACCGACGTCATCGACTTCTTCGACGGGGCTATCGCGGCGGACGTGCGCCTGGACGGCGACCGTGTCGGGGTCATGGGCGGCTCCTACGGCGGGTACCTCACCGCCTGGGTGATCGCGCACGACCACCGCTTCGCCGGTGCCATCGTGGAGCGCGGGTTCCTCGATCCCGTGGCGTTCGCCGGCACGAGCGACATCGGCTCGTTCTTCGGTGACGAGTACGTCGGCACCGATCCGCAGGCGATCGCGGCGCAGAGCCCCTTCGCGGTCGTGTCGCAGGTGCGCACGCCGACGTTCGTGCTGCACTCCGAGCTGGACTTCCGCTGCCCGCTGGAGCAAGCCACGCGGTACTACACGGCGCTGAAACGCCAGGGCACGCCGGCAGAGATGCTGGTGTTCCCGGGCGAGAATCACGAACTCACCCGCGCCGGGCAGCCGCGGCACCGGATCGAGCGGTTCGCCGCCGTGCTGGACTGGTGGGACAGGTACCTGCCGGCACGCTGA
- a CDS encoding DUF308 domain-containing protein has product MTSESIDRPVLNGIRTALGVSGVLALLLGILILVWPGRTAMVAVAIVAVYAIAAGLVYAGLGIFSAQKGGWARVGHIVLGVLFIIAGIIAFINLQAATAWFGIFIGVLVGIMWIIEGIVALSTLGDSPTKGWTVFFAILSIVAGIVLLFSPLWGAVALWWLLGISAIVLGIVQIIRAFTFGK; this is encoded by the coding sequence ATGACCTCGGAATCGATCGATAGGCCGGTACTCAACGGCATCCGCACGGCCCTCGGAGTCAGCGGCGTGCTCGCCCTGCTCCTCGGTATCCTCATCCTCGTCTGGCCCGGACGCACCGCAATGGTCGCCGTCGCGATCGTCGCGGTCTACGCGATCGCCGCCGGCCTCGTCTACGCCGGACTCGGCATCTTCAGCGCGCAGAAGGGCGGCTGGGCGCGGGTCGGGCACATCGTGCTGGGCGTGCTGTTCATCATCGCCGGCATCATCGCGTTCATCAACCTGCAGGCAGCAACCGCATGGTTCGGCATCTTCATCGGCGTCCTGGTCGGCATCATGTGGATCATCGAGGGCATCGTCGCGCTCTCGACGTTGGGCGACTCCCCCACCAAGGGATGGACGGTCTTCTTCGCGATCCTCTCCATCGTCGCCGGCATCGTGCTGCTGTTCTCGCCGCTGTGGGGCGCGGTCGCGCTCTGGTGGCTGCTGGGCATCTCGGCGATCGTCCTGGGTATCGTCCAGATCATCCGCGCGTTCACTTTCGGCAAGTAG